A single window of Rhizobium indicum DNA harbors:
- a CDS encoding LptA/OstA family protein, with the protein MTKDCRISTCKTGMAFIAGAFALILTATGAGAQATATMPGMKLSNDQPIQIESDKLEIHDQEHTALFTGNVKVVQGTTTMQSGKMTVYYKDKAAKPAADGAQPAAQPEQSASLASGSADIDKILVTDKVFLTSGTQTATADDGNFDMASQTFILTADEGNKVILSDGPNVFTGCKLTVHMQTGQAQLESCGGRVQIQLDPKSQPNAQQQKQN; encoded by the coding sequence ATGACAAAAGATTGTCGCATTTCCACTTGCAAGACAGGCATGGCATTCATTGCCGGCGCATTTGCCCTTATTCTGACGGCCACGGGCGCCGGCGCGCAGGCGACGGCCACGATGCCGGGCATGAAGCTGTCCAACGACCAGCCGATCCAGATCGAAAGCGACAAGCTGGAGATCCACGACCAGGAACACACCGCGCTCTTCACCGGCAACGTCAAGGTCGTCCAGGGGACGACGACGATGCAGTCCGGCAAGATGACCGTCTATTACAAGGACAAGGCGGCAAAGCCGGCCGCTGACGGCGCGCAGCCCGCAGCACAGCCGGAGCAGTCGGCCTCGCTTGCATCGGGAAGTGCCGATATCGACAAGATCCTGGTGACGGACAAGGTCTTTTTGACCTCGGGTACGCAGACGGCGACTGCCGATGATGGCAATTTCGACATGGCCTCGCAGACATTCATCCTCACGGCGGATGAAGGGAATAAGGTTATTCTGTCGGACGGGCCGAACGTCTTTACCGGCTGCAAACTGACGGTTCACATGCAGACTGGCCAGGCGCAGCTTGAAAGCTGCGGCGGGCGTGTCCAGATTCAGCTCGATCCGAAATCGCAGCCGAATGCGCAGCAGCAGAAGCAGAACTGA
- the lptC gene encoding LPS export ABC transporter periplasmic protein LptC, translated as MLDTLKNNGHAAYSGSGKNAYGDALFHSARVRRLKIVLPVAALVVSFAFITVSLIRTYLPENIKMEGAKIENGKVVMEKPAISGRNSDGINYSMLAERALQDIRNPDLITLETIKAAVPMNDGLIARVVASTADYNRATDNLHMTAPFTLVLSSGLNANFQSAQLDIKGGNMRSDDPVTITKDNASIVAKTLQITDKGRVITFEGNVRMNVDPSTIHKQGT; from the coding sequence ATGCTCGATACCCTGAAGAACAACGGACATGCCGCCTATTCAGGGTCGGGCAAGAATGCCTATGGCGATGCGTTGTTCCATTCCGCCCGCGTGCGGCGGCTGAAGATAGTGCTGCCGGTGGCAGCCCTTGTCGTTTCATTCGCCTTCATCACGGTGTCGTTGATCCGCACCTATCTGCCCGAGAATATCAAGATGGAAGGCGCCAAGATCGAGAACGGCAAGGTCGTGATGGAAAAGCCGGCGATATCAGGCCGCAATTCCGACGGCATCAATTATTCGATGCTGGCCGAAAGGGCGCTGCAGGATATCCGCAATCCCGATCTCATCACCCTCGAGACCATCAAGGCCGCCGTGCCGATGAATGACGGCCTGATCGCCCGTGTCGTCGCCTCGACCGCCGATTACAACCGCGCCACCGACAACCTGCATATGACGGCCCCCTTCACCCTGGTGCTGAGCAGCGGCCTCAATGCGAATTTCCAGTCCGCGCAGCTCGACATCAAGGGCGGAAACATGCGCAGCGACGACCCTGTCACCATCACCAAGGACAATGCCTCCATTGTTGCGAAGACGCTTCAGATAACCGATAAGGGACGGGTGATCACATTCGAGGGGAATGTTCGCATGAATGTCGATCCATCCACCATCCATAAACAGGGCACTTAA
- the sppA gene encoding signal peptide peptidase SppA produces MDSSIIADRRRLRRKLGFWRLIAVALIVALGFAFYRFALGDAGTQRPHIAHVTISGLIVDDDELLERLKKVETSDQVKAAVISISSPGGTTYGGEKVFKAIRAISAKKPVVSDVRTLAASAGYMIATAGDTIIAGDSSITGSIGVIFQYPQIQPLLDKIGVSLQEIKSSPLKAEPSPFHEASEEAKAMIRNMVVDSYNWFVDLVADRRKLPRDEVLKLADGTIYTGRQALKVKLVDAIGGEAEIRAYLTSRGVDSDLPMVDWDKKSNTPFLLAGAVSRLITIFGYDDLMKTQDINGILPPKLLLDGLLSVWQVGHD; encoded by the coding sequence ATGGACAGTTCGATCATCGCGGATCGCCGGCGACTGCGCCGCAAGCTGGGCTTCTGGCGCCTCATCGCGGTGGCCCTCATCGTGGCACTTGGTTTCGCCTTCTACCGCTTCGCCCTCGGCGATGCCGGGACGCAGCGCCCGCATATCGCCCATGTGACGATATCCGGGCTGATCGTCGATGACGACGAGCTTCTCGAGCGGTTGAAGAAGGTCGAAACCAGCGACCAGGTGAAGGCAGCGGTGATTTCGATCTCCTCGCCCGGCGGCACGACCTATGGCGGCGAAAAAGTCTTCAAGGCGATCCGTGCGATATCTGCCAAGAAGCCTGTCGTCTCCGACGTGCGCACGCTTGCCGCCTCCGCCGGCTACATGATCGCCACCGCCGGCGATACGATCATTGCCGGCGACAGCTCGATCACCGGCTCGATCGGCGTCATCTTCCAGTATCCGCAGATCCAGCCGCTGCTCGACAAGATCGGCGTCTCGCTGCAGGAAATCAAGTCCTCGCCGCTGAAGGCCGAGCCCTCGCCCTTCCACGAGGCGAGCGAGGAAGCCAAGGCGATGATCCGCAACATGGTGGTCGACAGCTATAACTGGTTCGTCGATCTGGTCGCCGACCGGCGCAAGCTGCCGCGCGACGAGGTGCTGAAACTCGCCGACGGCACGATCTATACCGGCCGCCAGGCGCTGAAGGTGAAACTCGTCGATGCGATCGGCGGCGAGGCCGAGATCCGCGCCTATCTGACATCGCGCGGCGTCGACAGCGATCTGCCGATGGTGGACTGGGACAAGAAGAGCAATACGCCCTTTCTGCTCGCTGGGGCTGTTTCTCGGTTGATTACGATCTTCGGTTATGATGATCTCATGAAAACCCAGGATATCAATGGAATCCTGCCCCCAAAGTTGCTTCTTGACGGGCTGCTTTCAGTTTGGCAGGTTGGCCACGATTGA
- a CDS encoding integration host factor subunit beta: MIKSELVQIVAARNPHLYHRDVENIVNAVLDEITDALAAGNRVELRGFGAFSVKNRPSRSGRNPRTGDTVFVEEKWVPFFKTGKELRERLNPGQSDEED; encoded by the coding sequence GTGATCAAGTCCGAATTGGTGCAGATCGTTGCGGCACGCAACCCGCATCTCTATCATCGCGACGTCGAAAATATCGTCAACGCGGTTCTCGACGAGATCACGGATGCACTGGCTGCGGGTAACCGAGTCGAATTGCGCGGCTTTGGCGCCTTTTCGGTGAAGAACCGCCCTTCGCGCTCCGGCCGCAATCCGCGGACCGGCGATACCGTCTTCGTCGAGGAGAAGTGGGTTCCCTTCTTCAAGACCGGCAAGGAGCTGCGCGAGCGGCTTAATCCCGGCCAGTCCGACGAAGAGGATTGA
- a CDS encoding LapA family protein — translation MAKKIVNLLILLPLGVILIVFCVANRQSVTLAFNPFRPEDQVLAVSAPFFVFLVVALIAGMLIGAAATWFSQGKHRKRARTEAKEAIRWQSEADRHKNRAEEIAGQLPAR, via the coding sequence ATGGCCAAGAAGATCGTCAACCTGTTGATTTTGCTGCCGCTCGGCGTCATCCTCATCGTCTTCTGCGTCGCCAACCGGCAGAGCGTCACGCTCGCCTTCAATCCGTTCCGGCCAGAGGACCAGGTGCTTGCGGTTTCCGCGCCCTTCTTCGTCTTCCTGGTCGTCGCGCTGATCGCGGGCATGCTGATCGGGGCGGCTGCCACCTGGTTCAGCCAGGGCAAACACCGCAAGCGCGCGCGCACCGAGGCGAAGGAAGCCATCCGCTGGCAAAGCGAGGCCGACCGCCACAAGAACCGCGCCGAGGAAATCGCCGGGCAGTTACCGGCGCGGTAA
- a CDS encoding GNAT family N-acetyltransferase gives MTWTIRPPRAEDQEVLAEIYLSVRRETFVWVDPGKFHREDFAAHTNGETVFVCAHESGSVAGFLSLWPEDDFIHMLYLKPEFQGQGAGTALLHALPEWPQHRYRLKCLVKNRRAKAFYLAHGFQVTGNGTSPEGDYEELSFFPV, from the coding sequence ATGACGTGGACCATCAGGCCGCCGCGGGCGGAAGATCAGGAAGTGCTTGCGGAGATTTACCTTTCCGTGCGCCGCGAAACATTCGTCTGGGTCGATCCGGGCAAATTCCATCGTGAGGATTTCGCCGCCCATACCAATGGCGAGACGGTCTTCGTCTGCGCGCATGAAAGCGGCAGCGTCGCCGGTTTCCTGTCGCTTTGGCCGGAGGACGACTTCATCCACATGCTCTACCTAAAACCGGAATTCCAGGGTCAGGGTGCAGGCACGGCGCTGCTGCACGCCCTGCCGGAATGGCCGCAACACCGATATCGCCTGAAATGCCTGGTGAAGAACCGGCGGGCAAAGGCGTTCTACCTCGCCCACGGTTTCCAGGTGACCGGCAACGGCACCTCCCCGGAGGGCGACTATGAGGAACTGAGCTTTTTTCCGGTTTGA
- a CDS encoding SRPBCC family protein, translating into MDFTGEERIAAPRDIVWAALNDPEIMRGCIPGCQSIERLSPDVFEATIKVKFSLLSATFHGLLTLSNVDAPESYTLSAEGKGGLAGFARGSADIVLEARGAETILHYRSKAELGDRFAQLGARLLDSTSQKLAEGFFSDFNAAVVARMAAG; encoded by the coding sequence ATGGATTTCACCGGCGAAGAACGCATCGCCGCGCCGCGGGATATCGTCTGGGCAGCACTCAACGATCCCGAGATCATGCGCGGCTGCATTCCGGGCTGCCAGAGCATCGAGCGGCTGTCGCCTGATGTCTTCGAGGCGACGATCAAGGTCAAGTTCAGCCTGCTGTCTGCCACCTTCCATGGGCTGCTGACGCTTTCCAATGTCGACGCACCGGAGAGCTATACGCTGTCGGCCGAAGGCAAGGGCGGTCTTGCCGGCTTCGCCAGGGGCAGCGCCGATATCGTGCTCGAGGCAAGGGGCGCCGAGACGATCCTGCACTACCGGTCGAAGGCTGAACTCGGCGACAGGTTCGCCCAGCTCGGCGCCCGCCTGCTCGATTCGACCTCGCAAAAGCTCGCCGAAGGGTTCTTTTCGGATTTCAATGCCGCCGTCGTCGCGAGGATGGCGGCCGGTTAG